In Sphingomonas psychrotolerans, the following proteins share a genomic window:
- a CDS encoding NAD-dependent deacylase, producing the protein MPDRRNIVILTGAGISAESGVATFRGPGGLWEGHRVEDVCTPQALARDSELVHRFYDERRAKLASVEPNAAHRALAALDAKWPGELLLVTQNVDDLHERAGSARLLHMHGELKSALCAACGIRIGWEDALPPETECSNCGTPALRPDIVFFGEMPYQMERIEHALAQAHLFVSIGTSGAVYPAAGFVQTARYHGAATLELNLDPSEGSLWFGESRMGPAGVLVPAWVEEVLVGA; encoded by the coding sequence ATGCCCGATCGCCGCAACATCGTGATCCTCACCGGGGCGGGCATTTCCGCTGAGAGCGGCGTCGCGACCTTCCGCGGACCCGGCGGGCTTTGGGAAGGGCACCGGGTCGAGGATGTCTGCACCCCGCAGGCGCTCGCGCGCGATTCCGAACTGGTGCACCGCTTCTACGACGAACGGCGCGCGAAGCTGGCGAGCGTCGAGCCCAATGCCGCGCACCGCGCGCTCGCCGCGCTCGATGCGAAATGGCCAGGCGAGCTGCTGCTCGTCACTCAGAATGTCGACGATTTGCACGAGCGCGCCGGATCGGCGCGGCTGCTCCATATGCACGGCGAACTCAAATCGGCCTTGTGCGCTGCATGCGGTATCCGCATTGGCTGGGAAGACGCGCTGCCGCCCGAGACCGAATGCTCCAATTGCGGCACCCCGGCGCTGCGCCCCGACATCGTCTTCTTCGGGGAGATGCCGTACCAGATGGAGCGTATCGAGCACGCGCTCGCCCAAGCCCATCTGTTCGTCTCGATCGGCACTTCGGGCGCCGTTTATCCGGCGGCTGGCTTCGTCCAGACCGCGCGCTATCACGGCGCTGCGACGCTCGAACTCAATCTTGACCCGTCGGAAGGCAGCCTGTGGTTCGGCGAGAGTCGGATGGGACCCGCGGGCGTGCTGGTGCCCGCCTGGGTCGAGGAAGTGCTCGTCGGCGCCTAA
- the lepB gene encoding signal peptidase I, which yields MENAPSAEPETPAADAPKPYSVGTAAEKPKSEWRDLASFLVKLALIVFVVRSFIFSPFSIPSESMLPRLLIGDYLFITKWNYGYSKHSLPWSLPLIPGRVFPGTPERGDVVVFKAPPGNDTDWIKRVIGLPGDSVQMVGGQLILNGKAVPKNRIAQFVLPISPNFERCQPQFQNVDAAGNPVCSIPRFRETLPNGKTYEVLDQGTYPKDNTGVYTVPAGHAFLMGDNRDNSTDSRFSHADGGIEFVPLENIEGKAVVSFWSTDGSANWFLPWTWFTAARWDRLGEGF from the coding sequence ATGGAAAACGCGCCCTCCGCCGAGCCCGAAACGCCCGCCGCCGATGCGCCCAAGCCCTATTCGGTGGGCACGGCCGCGGAAAAGCCCAAATCCGAATGGCGCGATCTCGCGTCGTTCCTCGTCAAGCTGGCGCTGATCGTCTTCGTGGTGCGCAGCTTCATCTTCTCGCCTTTCTCGATCCCCAGCGAATCGATGCTGCCGCGGCTGCTGATCGGCGACTATCTGTTCATCACCAAGTGGAATTACGGCTATTCGAAGCATTCGCTGCCCTGGAGCCTGCCGCTGATTCCGGGCCGCGTCTTCCCCGGCACGCCCGAGCGCGGCGACGTGGTGGTGTTCAAGGCGCCGCCGGGCAACGACACCGACTGGATCAAGCGCGTCATCGGTCTGCCGGGCGACAGCGTGCAGATGGTCGGCGGGCAGCTTATCCTCAACGGCAAGGCGGTGCCCAAGAATCGCATCGCCCAGTTCGTGCTGCCGATCTCGCCCAATTTCGAACGCTGCCAGCCGCAGTTCCAGAATGTCGACGCCGCGGGCAATCCGGTGTGCAGCATCCCGCGCTTCCGCGAGACCCTGCCAAACGGCAAAACCTATGAAGTGCTCGATCAGGGCACCTACCCCAAGGACAACACCGGCGTTTATACCGTCCCCGCCGGCCACGCCTTCCTTATGGGCGACAATCGCGACAATTCCACGGACAGCCGCTTCAGCCACGCCGATGGGGGCATCGAGTTCGTGCCGCTGGAAAATATCGAGGGCAAGGCGGTTGTCAGCTTCTGGTCGACCGACGGCAGCGCCAACTGGTTCCTGCCGTGGACCTGGTTCACCGCGGCGCGCTGGGATCGGCTTGGAGAAGGCTTCTGA
- the glmM gene encoding phosphoglucosamine mutase, giving the protein MARKYFGTDGIRGTTNVSAMTAAMAMKVGMAAGAHFARGDHRHRVVIGKDTRLSGYMLENAMVAGFTSVGMDVVLVGPMPTPAVAMLTQSMRADMGVMISASHNPYADNGIKLFGPDGYKLSDADELAIEALIDGEVPLAASADIGRARRVEDARGRYIHAAKSTFPGDLTLDGLKIVIDCANGAAYQVAPSALWELGAQVIAIGVTPNGKNINDGVGSTAPETLCETVVASGAQIGIALDGDADRLIVVDEAGRVIDGDQLMALIASGWARQGRLAGGGLVTTVMSNLGLERHLAAQGLGMVRTAVGDRYVLEKMRASGYNVGGEQSGHIILSDYATTGDGLVAALQVLTELVRAGAPASEVLHRFDPLPQILKNVRFKGGKPLDDARVKDAIAGAEAELDGKGRLVIRASGTEPVIRVMAEGDDRGQVEAVVDRVCDAVREAAA; this is encoded by the coding sequence ATGGCAAGAAAATATTTCGGGACCGATGGAATCCGCGGCACGACCAACGTCTCGGCGATGACCGCGGCGATGGCGATGAAGGTCGGCATGGCCGCGGGGGCACATTTCGCGCGCGGCGATCACCGCCACCGCGTGGTGATCGGCAAGGACACGCGGCTTTCGGGCTATATGCTCGAAAACGCGATGGTCGCGGGGTTCACTTCGGTGGGCATGGACGTGGTGCTGGTCGGGCCGATGCCCACCCCGGCGGTGGCGATGCTCACCCAGTCGATGCGCGCCGACATGGGCGTGATGATCTCGGCGAGCCACAATCCCTATGCCGATAACGGAATCAAGCTGTTCGGCCCCGACGGCTACAAGCTCTCCGACGCGGACGAGCTGGCGATCGAGGCGTTGATCGACGGCGAGGTGCCGCTCGCCGCCTCTGCCGATATCGGCCGCGCACGCCGCGTAGAGGACGCCCGCGGACGCTATATCCACGCCGCCAAGTCGACTTTCCCCGGGGATCTCACGCTCGACGGGCTCAAGATCGTGATCGATTGCGCCAATGGCGCGGCGTATCAGGTCGCGCCCTCGGCGCTGTGGGAGCTCGGCGCCCAAGTGATCGCGATCGGCGTCACGCCCAACGGCAAGAACATCAACGACGGCGTCGGATCCACCGCGCCCGAAACGCTCTGCGAGACGGTGGTCGCCTCGGGCGCGCAGATCGGCATCGCGCTCGACGGCGACGCCGATCGGCTGATCGTGGTCGACGAGGCCGGCCGGGTGATCGACGGCGACCAGTTGATGGCGCTGATCGCCAGCGGCTGGGCGCGGCAGGGCCGGCTCGCCGGGGGCGGGCTGGTCACTACGGTGATGTCGAACCTCGGGCTCGAACGCCACCTCGCCGCGCAGGGCCTCGGCATGGTGCGCACTGCGGTCGGCGACCGCTACGTGCTCGAGAAGATGCGCGCCTCGGGCTATAATGTCGGTGGCGAGCAGAGCGGGCACATCATCCTCTCCGATTATGCCACCACCGGCGACGGGCTGGTCGCCGCGCTGCAGGTGCTCACCGAATTGGTCCGCGCCGGCGCGCCGGCGAGCGAAGTGCTCCACCGCTTCGATCCGCTGCCGCAGATCCTCAAGAATGTCCGCTTCAAGGGCGGCAAGCCGCTCGACGACGCGCGGGTGAAGGATGCGATCGCCGGCGCCGAGGCAGAACTGGACGGCAAGGGCCGGCTGGTGATCCGCGCATCGGGCACCGAGCCGGTTATTCGGGTGATGGCCGAGGGCG
- the rnc gene encoding ribonuclease III, translated as MGGWIAETFGRKPAELAAYQRALTHGSQAAANYERMEFLGDRVLGLVIAEWLFESFAEEPEGALSRRLNALVTGPVCADVAREVGVVPYLRLGKQAREDGAADSDNVLGDVIEALIGAFYLEFGLEAARGFIRKAWASRIDTQGQAPKHPKSALQEWAAAHNRRPPEYEVIDRSGPNHSPRFTVKVAIGKLAEATGEGTSKQEAETAAAAALLGKLEK; from the coding sequence TTGGGGGGATGGATCGCTGAGACTTTCGGCCGCAAGCCCGCGGAGCTCGCCGCCTATCAGCGCGCGCTGACCCATGGCAGTCAGGCCGCGGCCAATTATGAGCGGATGGAGTTTCTCGGTGACCGCGTGCTCGGCCTCGTCATCGCCGAATGGCTGTTCGAGAGTTTCGCCGAGGAGCCCGAAGGCGCGCTGTCGCGCCGCCTCAACGCACTGGTGACCGGGCCGGTCTGCGCCGACGTCGCGCGTGAAGTCGGTGTGGTGCCCTATCTGCGGCTCGGCAAGCAGGCGCGCGAAGACGGCGCGGCGGACAGCGACAATGTGCTGGGCGACGTGATCGAGGCGCTGATCGGCGCTTTCTATCTCGAATTCGGGCTGGAAGCGGCGCGCGGCTTCATTCGTAAAGCTTGGGCGTCGCGAATCGACACGCAGGGGCAGGCCCCCAAGCATCCCAAATCAGCGCTGCAGGAATGGGCCGCCGCGCACAATCGCCGTCCGCCCGAATATGAGGTCATCGACCGTTCGGGACCCAACCACTCGCCGCGTTTTACGGTGAAGGTGGCGATCGGCAAGCTCGCCGAGGCAACAGGCGAAGGTACGTCGAAGCAGGAAGCGGAGACCGCGGCGGCTGCAGCATTGCTGGGTAAGCTGGAGAAGTAA
- a CDS encoding dicarboxylate/amino acid:cation symporter, whose amino-acid sequence MSQPTRILLALIAGLTVGALFAGYAPQTGLAVAEWAQPIGQAWLNGLQMTIVPLVVALLITGVTATAEAAQAGRLAGRAIAFYVIVLFLSAAAAAVLTPLFLQIWPLPQESAASLRAALVGAEKIGPVPPLGEFFAAIIPANIIKAAAENAFLSLIIFSLVFAFAITRVGDDQRKLLVGFFAAVRDAMLVVIDWVLWIGPIGVFALALVVGAKAGTGAFGALIHYILIVAGVGFVIALFAYPVAVFGGRVRFARYVRAALPSQAVAISTQSSLATLPVMIEGASDLEVPVAVSGVTLPLAVAIFRATGPAMNFAVAIYVATWFGVPLSPATLAVGTVVAALTSLGSVSLPGTVSYVSAIAPVAATIGAPVAPLGLLVAVETLPDIMRTVGNVTWDLAATSWLSRRAGKVPLDEADAILRHDSV is encoded by the coding sequence ATGTCGCAACCTACTCGTATTCTCCTTGCCCTGATCGCCGGGCTGACCGTCGGAGCGCTGTTCGCCGGTTATGCGCCGCAGACCGGACTCGCCGTCGCCGAATGGGCGCAGCCGATCGGGCAGGCCTGGCTCAACGGGCTGCAGATGACGATCGTGCCCTTGGTCGTGGCGCTGCTGATCACCGGAGTGACCGCCACCGCCGAGGCGGCGCAGGCCGGCCGCCTGGCTGGCCGCGCGATCGCATTCTACGTGATCGTGCTGTTTCTGTCGGCGGCGGCGGCGGCGGTGCTGACTCCGCTGTTCCTGCAAATCTGGCCCCTGCCGCAAGAATCGGCGGCAAGCCTGCGTGCGGCGCTGGTCGGCGCGGAGAAGATCGGACCGGTGCCGCCGCTGGGAGAATTCTTCGCGGCAATCATCCCCGCCAACATCATCAAGGCGGCGGCGGAGAACGCCTTCCTCTCGCTCATCATCTTCTCGCTGGTCTTCGCCTTCGCAATCACCCGCGTCGGCGACGATCAGCGCAAGCTCCTCGTCGGCTTCTTCGCGGCGGTGCGCGACGCGATGCTGGTCGTGATCGACTGGGTATTGTGGATCGGGCCGATCGGCGTCTTCGCGCTGGCGCTGGTGGTCGGCGCCAAGGCGGGAACCGGCGCGTTCGGCGCGCTGATCCATTATATCCTCATCGTCGCGGGTGTCGGCTTCGTCATCGCGCTCTTCGCCTATCCGGTGGCGGTGTTCGGCGGCCGGGTGCGCTTTGCCCGTTATGTCCGTGCCGCGCTGCCCAGCCAGGCGGTGGCGATCAGCACCCAATCCTCACTGGCGACGCTGCCGGTGATGATCGAGGGGGCGAGCGACCTCGAGGTGCCGGTCGCCGTCTCGGGCGTCACCTTGCCGCTGGCCGTCGCGATCTTCCGTGCAACCGGTCCGGCGATGAACTTCGCGGTGGCGATCTATGTCGCCACCTGGTTCGGCGTGCCGCTCAGTCCCGCGACGTTGGCGGTCGGAACCGTCGTCGCCGCGCTCACTTCGCTCGGCTCGGTAAGCCTGCCCGGTACGGTCAGCTATGTCAGTGCGATCGCGCCGGTGGCCGCGACGATCGGTGCCCCGGTGGCGCCGCTGGGCCTTCTCGTCGCGGTCGAGACACTGCCCGACATCATGCGCACCGTCGGTAACGTCACCTGGGACCTCGCGGCGACGAGCTGGCTGTCGCGCCGCGCGGGCAAGGTGCCGCTCGACGAGGCGGACGCGATACTCAGACACGATTCGGTCTAG
- the gorA gene encoding glutathione-disulfide reductase has product MADYDYDLFVIGAGSGGVRASRVSAAYGAKVAVAEEYRVGGTCVIRGCVPKKLLVYGAHFAEDLKDARRFGWNVPDCSFDWATLRDNVLADVDRLNGLYTQGLDNAGAEIILERATVTGPHEVTLASGKKITAKYILIATGAHPHTPEFPGNEHGITSNEVFHLDSLPRRIMIAGGGYIANEFAGIFNEFGSHVTVVNRTDVILRGYDHSVRDRLLQISLTKGIDFRFHAEFEKIEKLENGCLKVFLTGQEPMEVDVVLFATGRVPNSTGLGLEKVGVELDAKGAVKVDAQNQSSVDSIYAVGDVTNRIQLTPIAIREGQAFADTIFGNNPRTVDYSCVPSAVFSHPPIASVGMTEGEARNKLGSVKVYASDFRAMKNVLANRNERALYKMVCDGMTGRVVGIHMIGPDAPEILQAAAVAVKAGLTKEAFDDTVALHPSMAEELVLLK; this is encoded by the coding sequence ATGGCCGACTATGACTACGACCTCTTCGTCATCGGCGCGGGGTCGGGCGGGGTGCGCGCCTCGCGGGTGTCGGCCGCCTATGGTGCCAAGGTGGCGGTCGCCGAGGAATATCGCGTCGGAGGAACCTGCGTGATCCGCGGCTGCGTCCCCAAGAAGCTGCTCGTTTACGGCGCGCATTTCGCCGAGGATCTCAAGGACGCGCGCCGCTTCGGCTGGAACGTCCCCGATTGCAGCTTCGACTGGGCGACGTTGCGCGACAATGTCCTCGCGGATGTCGATCGCCTCAACGGCCTCTACACCCAGGGCCTCGACAATGCCGGCGCCGAGATCATCCTCGAGCGCGCCACCGTCACCGGTCCGCACGAAGTTACGCTGGCTTCGGGCAAGAAGATCACCGCGAAGTACATCCTGATCGCCACTGGCGCGCATCCGCACACCCCCGAATTCCCGGGCAACGAGCATGGCATCACGTCGAACGAGGTTTTCCACCTCGACAGCTTGCCGCGGCGGATCATGATCGCCGGCGGCGGTTATATCGCCAACGAGTTCGCCGGCATCTTCAACGAGTTCGGCAGCCATGTGACTGTGGTCAACCGCACCGACGTGATCCTGCGCGGCTATGACCATTCGGTGCGCGACCGGCTGCTCCAGATCTCGCTGACCAAGGGGATCGACTTTCGTTTCCATGCCGAGTTCGAGAAGATCGAGAAGCTCGAAAACGGCTGTCTCAAGGTGTTCCTCACCGGGCAGGAGCCGATGGAAGTCGATGTCGTGCTGTTCGCCACCGGACGGGTGCCCAATTCGACGGGGCTGGGGCTCGAGAAAGTCGGGGTCGAGCTCGACGCCAAGGGCGCAGTCAAGGTCGACGCGCAGAACCAGTCGAGCGTCGACAGCATCTATGCGGTGGGCGACGTCACCAATCGCATCCAGCTCACGCCGATCGCGATCCGCGAGGGGCAGGCGTTCGCCGACACGATCTTCGGCAACAATCCGCGGACGGTCGACTATAGCTGCGTGCCGAGTGCGGTGTTCAGCCATCCGCCGATCGCCAGCGTGGGCATGACCGAAGGCGAGGCGCGCAACAAGCTCGGCTCGGTCAAGGTTTATGCCTCCGATTTCCGCGCGATGAAGAACGTGCTGGCCAACCGCAACGAGCGGGCGCTCTACAAGATGGTGTGCGACGGGATGACCGGCCGGGTGGTGGGCATCCACATGATCGGGCCGGACGCGCCGGAGATCCTTCAGGCCGCCGCGGTTGCGGTGAAGGCGGGGCTCACCAAGGAAGCGTTCGACGACACCGTCGCGCTGCACCCGAGCATGGCCGAGGAACTGGTGCTGCTGAAATAG
- a CDS encoding SRPBCC family protein, producing the protein MIYSTATVPVNPQGEIPLTRAQAWAGLELKARDARLFLPPGLCTRCEVVEESATHFVREAVIGGADLREIITLEPESKVTFFQATGPREGAIINELYEDEAGALQLRFYCYLGLRDKEPNGPEVRAEQAQFDSDKGYKAALVSTLKRTRELLAGGKL; encoded by the coding sequence TCTATTCGACCGCCACCGTTCCTGTGAATCCCCAAGGCGAGATACCGCTGACCCGTGCGCAGGCATGGGCCGGCCTGGAGCTCAAGGCTCGGGACGCCCGTCTGTTCCTGCCGCCCGGCCTTTGCACGCGCTGCGAGGTCGTCGAAGAAAGCGCCACGCATTTCGTCCGCGAGGCGGTGATCGGGGGCGCCGATCTGCGGGAAATCATCACCCTCGAGCCCGAGAGCAAAGTGACCTTTTTCCAGGCCACCGGTCCGCGCGAAGGCGCGATCATCAACGAGCTCTACGAAGACGAGGCCGGGGCGCTTCAGTTGCGCTTCTATTGCTATCTCGGCCTGCGCGACAAGGAGCCGAACGGCCCGGAAGTACGGGCCGAACAAGCGCAGTTCGACAGCGACAAGGGGTACAAAGCCGCGCTGGTATCTACCCTGAAGCGCACCCGTGAGCTGCTCGCAGGGGGCAAGCTCTGA
- the pgi gene encoding glucose-6-phosphate isomerase → MALPDWSTIQALKPASLKQLFDQDPARLATLSLDVAGIHFDWSKTHLTSDAVQAFARLAADMGLSARRDALFAGEAINVTEGRAAEHTAERGEGSPESVARARGFHARMRALIDAIEAEALGPVRHILHIGIGGSALGPELLVDALGRDADRYDVAVVSNVDGAALEEALDRFDPQATLIAIASKTFTTTETLLNAESALAWLSGNGVEDPYGRVVALTAAPDKAVEWGVDETRVLPFAESVGGRYSLWSSIGFPAALALGWEAFEEMLEGAAEMDRHFRLTPLDRNAPVLAAFADLYYAQARGCETRATFAYDERLRLLPSYLQQLEMESNGKRVTADGQPVSWPTAPITWGGVGTDAQHAVFQLLHQGTRLVPVEFVGVIEPGHAQGDLHHRQLLLNMFAQGAALMAGKEHQDLARAYPGDRPSSTLLLSDLDPRTLGALLAFYEQRTFVNAVLLGLNPFDQFGVELGKEMARAAEQGGDFDASTSDLIQRAFG, encoded by the coding sequence ATGGCATTGCCTGACTGGTCGACGATCCAAGCCCTCAAGCCCGCTTCGCTCAAGCAATTGTTCGACCAGGATCCGGCGCGGCTGGCGACGCTTTCGCTCGACGTGGCGGGGATCCATTTCGACTGGTCGAAGACGCATCTGACGAGCGACGCGGTGCAGGCCTTCGCCAGGCTGGCCGCCGACATGGGGCTCAGCGCGAGGCGCGACGCACTGTTCGCCGGCGAGGCAATCAACGTCACCGAAGGCCGCGCGGCCGAGCACACCGCCGAGCGTGGCGAGGGTTCGCCCGAGAGCGTGGCGCGGGCACGCGGCTTCCATGCGCGGATGCGCGCGCTGATCGACGCGATCGAGGCGGAGGCGCTGGGTCCAGTGCGCCACATCCTCCATATCGGCATCGGCGGATCGGCGCTCGGCCCGGAGCTGCTGGTCGACGCGCTCGGCCGCGATGCCGATCGCTACGACGTGGCGGTGGTCTCCAATGTCGACGGTGCCGCGCTCGAGGAAGCGCTCGATCGCTTCGATCCGCAGGCAACGCTGATCGCGATCGCCTCCAAGACCTTCACCACCACCGAGACTCTGCTCAATGCCGAGAGCGCGCTCGCCTGGCTTTCGGGCAACGGGGTCGAGGATCCCTATGGCCGCGTCGTCGCGCTGACCGCGGCGCCCGACAAGGCAGTCGAATGGGGTGTCGACGAGACTCGCGTGCTGCCCTTCGCCGAGAGCGTCGGCGGGCGCTATTCGCTCTGGTCGTCGATCGGTTTCCCCGCGGCGCTGGCGCTCGGCTGGGAGGCGTTCGAGGAAATGCTCGAAGGCGCGGCCGAGATGGACCGCCATTTCCGGCTGACCCCGCTCGACAGGAACGCGCCGGTGCTCGCCGCCTTCGCGGATCTCTATTATGCCCAGGCCCGCGGCTGCGAGACCCGCGCGACCTTCGCTTATGACGAACGGCTCCGCCTCCTGCCGAGCTACCTCCAGCAACTCGAGATGGAATCGAACGGCAAGCGCGTGACGGCGGACGGCCAGCCGGTTTCGTGGCCCACCGCGCCGATCACCTGGGGCGGCGTCGGCACCGATGCGCAGCATGCGGTGTTTCAGTTGCTCCATCAGGGCACCCGGCTGGTGCCCGTCGAATTCGTCGGAGTGATCGAGCCGGGCCACGCGCAGGGCGACTTGCACCACCGCCAGCTGCTGCTCAACATGTTCGCGCAAGGCGCGGCGCTGATGGCGGGCAAGGAGCATCAGGACCTCGCTCGCGCCTATCCGGGCGACCGGCCGTCCTCGACCTTGCTGCTGAGCGATCTCGATCCGCGCACGCTCGGCGCGTTGCTGGCGTTCTACGAGCAGCGGACCTTCGTCAACGCGGTGCTGCTCGGGCTCAATCCGTTCGATCAGTTCGGAGTCGAGCTCGGCAAGGAAATGGCGAGGGCCGCCGAGCAGGGCGGCGATTTCGACGCCTCGACCAGCGACTTGATCCAGCGGGCATTCGGCTGA
- a CDS encoding NmrA family NAD(P)-binding protein, with translation MHIILGGTGHVGSAVAETLLAKGEPVTVVGHDPAKAATWEAKGATFAAVDLYDVKALHAVLRTGRRAFLLNPPAAITGDTDAEERRTIAAILAAVAGSGLEKLVGESTYGARPGERCGDLNTLWELEQGLAAQPVPYAINRGAYYFSNWAMNLQEVREDGVLRTMFDADFELPMVAPEDLGRHAAALMTDDRTGIFRVEGPRRYTPQDVADAFAAVLARPVRVETTPPDQWVAAFKATGFSDAAAESYARMTAATVAAEWPEDVIRGQTRLEDYIAALVGSSA, from the coding sequence ATGCACATCATTCTGGGCGGCACCGGCCATGTCGGGTCGGCGGTGGCGGAGACGCTGTTGGCAAAGGGCGAACCGGTGACGGTGGTCGGCCACGACCCCGCCAAGGCGGCCACCTGGGAAGCCAAAGGCGCGACCTTCGCGGCGGTCGACCTGTATGACGTCAAAGCGCTGCACGCGGTGCTGCGTACCGGGCGGCGCGCCTTCCTGCTCAATCCGCCGGCGGCGATCACTGGCGACACCGATGCCGAGGAGCGCCGGACGATAGCGGCGATCCTCGCCGCGGTGGCGGGTTCGGGGCTGGAGAAATTGGTCGGCGAATCGACCTACGGCGCCCGGCCGGGGGAGCGCTGTGGCGATCTCAACACCTTGTGGGAGCTCGAACAGGGGCTGGCGGCGCAGCCAGTCCCTTATGCGATCAACCGCGGCGCCTATTATTTCAGCAACTGGGCGATGAACCTGCAGGAAGTGCGCGAGGATGGCGTGCTGCGGACGATGTTCGATGCCGATTTCGAACTGCCGATGGTGGCGCCCGAAGATCTGGGGCGCCACGCGGCGGCGCTGATGACCGACGATCGCACCGGGATATTCCGCGTCGAGGGGCCGCGCCGCTACACGCCACAGGACGTGGCGGATGCGTTCGCCGCGGTGCTGGCGCGACCGGTCCGGGTCGAGACGACGCCGCCCGACCAATGGGTGGCGGCATTCAAGGCGACGGGCTTTTCGGACGCGGCGGCGGAGAGCTATGCCCGGATGACCGCGGCGACGGTGGCCGCGGAGTGGCCCGAGGACGTGATCCGCGGCCAGACCCGGCTGGAGGACTATATCGCTGCGTTGGTCGGATCGTCCGCCTAG
- a CDS encoding alkylphosphonate utilization protein produces MVGGDEDYVYDETSGEWIPAADAAAAGGATDTLEVRDSVGNVLQDGDQVTLIKDLTVKGAGQTLKRGTLIKSIRLTGDAQEIDCKYEGIKGLVLRAEFVRKR; encoded by the coding sequence ATGGTCGGCGGCGACGAAGACTATGTCTATGACGAGACGAGCGGAGAGTGGATTCCCGCCGCCGATGCCGCGGCTGCGGGCGGCGCGACCGACACCCTCGAGGTCCGCGATTCGGTCGGCAATGTCCTGCAGGACGGCGATCAGGTCACGCTGATCAAGGACCTGACCGTCAAGGGTGCCGGCCAGACGCTCAAGCGCGGCACGCTGATCAAGTCGATCCGGCTGACCGGCGACGCGCAGGAGATCGACTGCAAATATGAAGGCATCAAGGGGCTGGTGTTGCGCGCGGAGTTCGTGCGCAAGCGCTAG
- the era gene encoding GTPase Era, translated as METTNPHCGVVAIVGAPNAGKSTLVNALVGQKVAIVSPKAQTTRARLMGIAIHGDAQLVLVDTPGIFTPERRLDRAMVAAAWEGTDGADLIALVVDGKGGTGSKVRQVVESLAGRPERKILILNKVDIADKPRLLGHVAKLNEMLPFDETYFVSAQTGDGVPELKAALAAAMPESAWHFPEDQVSDATERMIAAEVTREQLYLQLHAELPYASAVETEKYSERPDGSVEIHQQILVARDTQRAIVLGKGGTRIKEIGARARAELSRIMGVPVHLYLHVKVNPKWEEDRALYRDIGLDWVD; from the coding sequence ATGGAAACCACCAATCCACATTGCGGCGTCGTCGCAATCGTCGGCGCGCCCAACGCCGGCAAGTCCACCTTGGTCAATGCGCTCGTCGGTCAGAAGGTCGCGATCGTCAGCCCCAAGGCGCAGACCACGCGCGCCCGGCTGATGGGCATTGCCATCCACGGCGATGCCCAGCTCGTCCTCGTCGATACGCCGGGTATCTTCACGCCCGAACGCCGGCTCGACCGCGCGATGGTCGCAGCCGCGTGGGAAGGCACTGATGGCGCCGACCTGATCGCGCTGGTGGTCGACGGCAAGGGCGGGACCGGGTCCAAGGTCCGGCAAGTCGTCGAGAGCCTCGCAGGGCGCCCCGAGCGCAAGATCCTGATCCTCAACAAGGTCGATATCGCAGACAAGCCGCGGCTGCTCGGGCATGTCGCCAAGCTCAACGAGATGCTGCCGTTCGACGAGACTTACTTCGTCAGTGCGCAGACCGGCGATGGCGTCCCCGAACTCAAGGCCGCGCTCGCCGCGGCGATGCCCGAGAGCGCGTGGCACTTTCCCGAGGACCAGGTTTCCGATGCCACCGAGCGGATGATCGCCGCCGAGGTGACGCGCGAGCAGCTCTACCTCCAGCTGCACGCCGAGCTGCCTTATGCCAGCGCGGTCGAGACCGAGAAATATTCGGAGCGGCCCGACGGCTCTGTCGAGATCCACCAGCAGATCCTCGTCGCGCGCGACACCCAGCGCGCGATCGTGCTCGGCAAGGGCGGCACCCGGATCAAGGAGATCGGCGCTCGCGCCCGCGCCGAGCTGTCGCGGATCATGGGGGTACCGGTGCACCTCTACCTCCACGTCAAGGTCAACCCGAAATGGGAGGAAGATCGCGCGCTCTATCGCGACATTGGGCTCGACTGGGTCGATTAG